One stretch of Clavibacter michiganensis DNA includes these proteins:
- a CDS encoding inorganic phosphate transporter produces MDPFILLVLVVITALAFDFTNGFHDTANAMATSIATGALKPKVAVTLSAVLNLVGAFLSIEVALTVTNAVVKIQDKSGAPDPALLQGGGSALLLIVLAGLIGGIVWNLLTWLLGLPSSSSHALFGGLIGSTLAGLGLNGVNWAGDGSKLDGVVGKVILPALMSPILAGAVAAVGTWLVFRIVGNLAGRGLDRTFRIGQIGSASLVSLAHGTNDAQKTMGVITLALIAAGGWTDTESVPFWVKISCALAISLGTYIGGWRIIRTVGKGLVEIDTHQGMAAESSSAAVILASSHLGFALSTTHVATGSILGSGVGRPGAQVRWRVALRMVVAWVITLPAAALVGAVMWWLGHLIGGAAGGIAMTLVLIAVSITVYVRSRKDDVGAHNVNDEWSDEKAARPAPQPADA; encoded by the coding sequence GTGGATCCCTTCATTCTCCTCGTGCTCGTCGTCATCACGGCGCTCGCCTTCGACTTCACCAACGGCTTCCACGACACGGCGAACGCGATGGCCACGTCCATCGCGACCGGCGCGTTGAAGCCCAAGGTCGCCGTCACGCTCTCCGCCGTGCTCAACCTCGTCGGCGCGTTCCTCAGCATCGAGGTCGCGCTCACGGTCACGAACGCGGTCGTGAAGATCCAGGACAAGTCGGGCGCCCCCGACCCGGCGCTGCTGCAGGGCGGCGGATCCGCGCTGCTGCTCATCGTGCTCGCGGGCCTCATCGGCGGCATCGTCTGGAACCTGCTCACCTGGCTGCTCGGCCTCCCGTCGAGCTCCTCGCACGCGCTGTTCGGCGGCCTCATCGGCTCGACGCTCGCGGGCCTCGGCCTCAACGGCGTGAACTGGGCGGGCGACGGATCCAAGCTCGACGGCGTCGTGGGCAAGGTGATCCTCCCGGCGCTCATGTCGCCGATCCTCGCCGGGGCGGTGGCCGCCGTCGGCACCTGGCTGGTGTTCCGCATCGTCGGCAACCTCGCCGGGCGCGGCCTCGACCGCACCTTCCGCATCGGCCAGATCGGCAGCGCCTCGCTCGTCTCGCTCGCCCACGGCACGAACGACGCGCAGAAGACCATGGGCGTCATCACGCTCGCGCTCATCGCGGCGGGCGGCTGGACGGACACGGAGTCGGTGCCGTTCTGGGTGAAGATCAGCTGCGCGCTCGCCATCTCGCTCGGCACCTACATCGGCGGCTGGCGCATCATCCGCACGGTCGGCAAGGGCCTCGTGGAGATCGACACGCACCAGGGAATGGCGGCCGAGAGCTCGTCGGCCGCGGTCATCCTCGCGTCCAGCCACCTCGGCTTCGCGCTCTCCACCACGCACGTGGCCACCGGATCCATCCTCGGCTCCGGCGTCGGCCGGCCCGGCGCGCAGGTGCGCTGGCGCGTGGCGCTGCGCATGGTCGTCGCGTGGGTCATCACCCTCCCGGCCGCCGCCCTCGTCGGCGCGGTCATGTGGTGGCTCGGCCACCTCATCGGCGGCGCCGCGGGCGGCATCGCCATGACGCTCGTGCTCATCGCCGTCTCGATCACCGTCTACGTCCGCTCGCGCAAGGACGACGTGGGCGCGCACAACGTGAACGACGAGTGGTCCGACGAGAAGGCCGCCCGCCCCGCCCCCCAGCCCGCCGACGCCTGA
- a CDS encoding DUF6421 family protein — protein sequence MSSAAAPAAVIGEPEVVEDVARVASSPAWLALKDAAVALQPMQVKDGSIPDAAHHAEAARLIAVIRDGIRTLAPLFSHDAAYLAALDVDFARWVDAGLGVPDFLDSLNAFQPQRDRVDGIRHLVVFPMTTQNGSASRLVEAVLIEVVWPEFVAELEAGDYGNALFVPIRFVDFTPGYDTNSAVLFPETVAMREVPTFTWGAIFADREAARFRRVVRHAAEVTKLELPEDARRLLDDQRLAEETFVMWDLIHDRTHMRGDLPFDPFMIKQRMPFFLYSIEELRCDLTAFREAVRIQRRLAAMDPTERTAADDALLERAGMVQHAVIFDRIFRFAITGSRVRNYDGLGGQLLFAWLHQHHVLHWTDTRLTIDWDDVADVVVALADRVNDLYWRSIDRPKTAHWLAAYAMVTETVTPHPASTWAKGPDALPLDGPPKGLTDLVLDDEFPLSMFFEALEKKMRDVIGSTAGITGQTA from the coding sequence ATGTCCAGCGCCGCAGCCCCCGCAGCCGTCATCGGCGAGCCCGAGGTCGTCGAGGACGTCGCGCGCGTCGCCTCCTCCCCCGCCTGGCTCGCCCTCAAGGACGCCGCCGTCGCGCTCCAGCCGATGCAGGTGAAGGACGGCTCGATCCCCGACGCCGCGCACCACGCGGAGGCCGCCCGCCTCATCGCGGTGATCCGCGACGGGATCCGCACGCTCGCCCCGCTCTTCTCGCACGACGCCGCGTACCTCGCCGCGCTCGACGTGGACTTCGCGCGCTGGGTCGACGCCGGCCTCGGCGTCCCCGACTTCCTCGACTCCCTGAACGCGTTCCAGCCGCAGCGCGACCGCGTGGACGGGATCCGGCACCTCGTCGTCTTCCCGATGACCACGCAGAACGGCAGCGCGAGCCGACTGGTCGAGGCCGTGCTCATCGAGGTCGTCTGGCCCGAGTTCGTGGCCGAGCTGGAGGCGGGCGACTACGGCAACGCGCTGTTCGTCCCCATCCGCTTCGTCGACTTCACGCCCGGCTACGACACCAACTCCGCGGTGCTGTTCCCCGAGACCGTCGCCATGCGCGAGGTCCCGACCTTCACGTGGGGCGCGATCTTCGCCGACCGCGAGGCCGCCCGGTTCCGCCGCGTGGTGCGTCACGCCGCCGAGGTCACGAAGCTCGAGCTGCCGGAGGACGCGCGGCGACTGCTGGACGACCAGCGGCTCGCGGAGGAGACCTTCGTGATGTGGGACCTGATCCACGACCGCACGCACATGCGCGGCGACCTGCCGTTCGACCCGTTCATGATCAAGCAGCGGATGCCGTTCTTCCTCTACTCGATCGAGGAGCTGCGCTGCGACCTCACCGCGTTCCGCGAGGCCGTCCGCATTCAGCGCCGGCTCGCCGCGATGGATCCCACCGAGCGCACCGCCGCCGACGACGCGCTCCTCGAGCGCGCCGGGATGGTGCAGCACGCCGTGATCTTCGACCGGATCTTCCGCTTCGCCATCACCGGGTCCCGCGTGCGCAACTACGACGGTCTCGGCGGCCAGCTGCTGTTCGCGTGGCTGCACCAGCACCACGTGCTGCACTGGACCGACACGCGCCTCACGATCGACTGGGACGACGTCGCCGACGTGGTCGTGGCGCTCGCCGACCGCGTGAACGACCTCTACTGGCGCTCGATCGACCGGCCGAAGACCGCGCACTGGCTGGCCGCGTACGCGATGGTCACCGAGACGGTCACGCCGCACCCCGCGTCCACGTGGGCGAAGGGGCCGGACGCGCTGCCGCTCGACGGGCCGCCGAAGGGCCTCACCGACCTCGTGCTCGACGACGAGTTCCCGCTCAGCATGTTCTTCGAGGCGCTGGAGAAGAAGATGCGCGACGTCATCGGATCCACCGCGGGGATCACGGGGCAGACGGCGTGA
- a CDS encoding GNAT family N-acetyltransferase produces the protein MSDIHPAPHPADPAVALVPVDVARDRQALREFLTSNAFPFHMRSAPTSAEVDARIADGDFAGPEHAALWIDVAGSGRVGLVVLDELEDPGVLFDLRLAESARGRGLGVPVVRALTDHVFGSYPHVTRFEAQTRDDNRAMRRVLVRAGFVKEAHYRDGWPVAGGEPRASVGYAILRRDHETGTTTPVPEDDEA, from the coding sequence ATGTCCGACATCCACCCCGCCCCGCATCCCGCCGACCCGGCCGTCGCGCTGGTCCCGGTCGACGTCGCGCGCGACCGCCAGGCGCTCCGGGAGTTCCTCACCTCGAACGCGTTCCCGTTCCACATGCGGTCGGCCCCCACGTCCGCGGAGGTCGACGCGCGCATCGCGGACGGCGACTTCGCGGGGCCCGAGCACGCCGCCCTCTGGATCGACGTCGCGGGATCCGGCCGCGTGGGCCTCGTGGTGCTCGACGAACTCGAGGATCCGGGCGTGCTGTTCGACCTGCGCCTCGCCGAGTCGGCGCGCGGCCGGGGGCTCGGCGTGCCCGTGGTGCGCGCGCTCACGGACCACGTCTTCGGGTCGTACCCGCACGTGACGCGCTTCGAGGCGCAGACGCGCGACGACAACCGCGCGATGCGCCGCGTGCTCGTGCGCGCGGGCTTCGTGAAGGAGGCGCACTACCGCGACGGCTGGCCCGTCGCGGGCGGCGAGCCGCGCGCGTCCGTCGGCTACGCCATCCTCCGCCGCGACCACGAGACGGGGACGACGACGCCCGTGCCGGAGGACGACGAGGCGTAG